Proteins encoded by one window of Halictus rubicundus isolate RS-2024b chromosome 18, iyHalRubi1_principal, whole genome shotgun sequence:
- the LOC143363021 gene encoding uncharacterized protein LOC143363021: MTIIDDMSSICITARILGCAVHITVGNDIKARTRRHVLFIIFSMTLYWGGLIGLFIHAIHTESSSFTSTFFVLTRVALTYFCLFVDACLTTLWNRKIRVILTRLRSFDRITKFDNPSRRGVVRHICRALSFVTLMNWALTGYLTYRVETGIPILRGILYAIVYAAVFTQILIFVCFSFLISERFRQLCNILTFPVEEGILFMPKRLNTRFTLQQIWQLHCSLVNATEMLNSVYAVQLLLWISSLSLNAMSRIYTMNINKLTTDALIRDSMLVIACAWNVFLITAICHVTARQANRVGEIIFSTSSSASINDVFIQENLKAAAYFQVRKVHFFTVAGFIRVDLPLLLSIVSGMTTYLVIVC, translated from the exons ATGACGATAATCGATGATATGAGCTCGATCTGTATTACTGCTCGGATTTTGGGCTGCGCTGTTCACATCACTGTCGGGAACGACATTAAAGCAAGGACTCGTCGCCATGTACTTTTCATCATCTTCTCGATGACCTTATATTGGGGCGGTTTAATAGGACTGTTTATTCACGCGATACATACCGAAAGTTCGAGTTTTACGTCTACGTTTTTCGTTCTCACGAGAGTTGCCCTTACCTATTTTTGCCTCTTTGTGGACGCGTGTTTGACCACACTGTGGAACCGGAAGATCCGCGTTATTCTCACTCGTCTGCGAAGTTTCGACCGCATCACGAAATTCGACAATCCCTCGAGACGTGGCGTTGTGCGACATATATGTCGTGCTCTATCGTTCGTTACATTAATGAACTGGGCGTTAACTGGATACTTGACTTACAG GGTTGAAACCGGAATACCTATACTTCGTGGAATTTTGTACGCCATCGTCTACGCAGCGGTGTTTACACAGATTCtgatatttgtttgtttttcgTTTCTTATCAGCGAAAGGTTTCGCCAACTTTGCAATATATTAACATTTCCCGTGG AAGAAGGAATACTGTTCATGCCGAAGCGACTGAACACACGTTTCACATTACAACAAATATGGCAGCTACATTGTTCTTTGGTGAACGCAACTGAGATGCTCAATTCTGTGTACGCGGTACAACTATTGCTATGGATTTCTTCTTTATCCCTTAATGCAATGTCTAGAATCTATACAATGAACATTAACAAGCTGACCACAGACGCGCTAATCAGAGATTCGATGCTGGTGATTGCTTGCGCATGGAACGTTTTCCTGATTACAGCTATATGTCACGTTACAGCACGCCAG GCTAATCGAGTTGGTGAGATTATTTTTTCGACGTCCTCATCTGCTTCCATAAATGACGTATTTATACAG GAGAACCTGAAAGCAGCGGCATACTTCCAGGTGAGGAAGGTACATTTCTTCACTGTGGCGGGCTTCATACGCGTTGATCTGCCACTTTTACTTTCG ATCGTTTCGGGCATGACAACGTATTTGGTGATTGTTTGTTGA
- the LOC143362719 gene encoding carcinine transporter, whose translation MTVMVESMKVEEGERPKITAFDDILPYVGEASRYQWFLFILLLPFTFVYAFLYFTQFFITLLPAEHWCTVPELDAWNLTDHEKISLSIPPASVEELKTEGATMFSRCTMYDVNYQDILQNGVRKADPSWPTKPCQNGWSFNHTMIPYKSIAVELEWVCEHAFLGSAAQSAFFVGSIIGGLIFGYIADHHGRIPALVACNTVGFVASVATAFCNSFWSFCLARLVVGTSFDNCFNVLFIIVIEYVGPKYRTLVANMSFGLYFAAASSLLPWIAYWISDWRILSMVTACPMVVAFVGPWIVPESARWYITSGHIDKAIAMLKRFAKVNGREVKQEIFDEFEKSCRSMIEKDKSHNQYTVLHLFKKPRLARITIMLIIYWLLMVWVFDGHVWNMKLLDPDVFMSFSLASLTELPAAVLLALFLDRWGRRWMGFASMILCGIFSFIALATPPGPPTVAMAIVARLGVNIAANIGFQYAAEMLPTVVRAQGVSLIHIIGYLAHILGPYIIYLADVNPALPLVTLGLLSFIHAFLTLGLPETLNQDLPETLQEGNDFGKDQSFWWIPCISSSQMLKKSLRKKQGLTNPAFAGSVQKIDSTRL comes from the exons ATGACAGTCATGGTGGAGTCCATGAAAGTCGAGGAGGGCGAACGTCCGAAGATCACAGCCTTCGACGACATCCTTCCATACGTCGGCGAGGCCAGCCGCTACCAATGGTTCCTCTTCATTCTGCTACTGCCCTTCACCTTCGTGTACGCGTTCCTCTACTTCACGCAGTTCTTCATCACGTTGCTGCCCGCCGAGCATTGGTGCACCGTGCCAGAACTCGACGCATGGAATCTCACGGATCATGAAAA gATCTCGTTGTCGATACCTCCGGCATCGGTGGAAGAATTAAAGACGGAGGGTGCTACAATGTTCTCGCGATGCACGATGTACGACGTGAACTATCAGGACATCCTGCAAAACGGCGTCCGGAAGGCAGATCCATCTTGGCCCACTAAACCGTGTCAGAATGGATGGTCTTTCAATCACACGATGATACCGTACAAGTCTATTGCCGTCGAG TTGGAATGGGTCTGCGAACACGCTTTCCTGGGCTCCGCTGCTCAATCAGCCTTCTTCGTGGGCAGCATTATCGGCGGCCTGATATTCGGTTACATAGCCGATCATCATGGCAGAATTCCAGCGTTGGTCGCTTGCAACACGGTTGGATTTGTTGCGTCTGTGGCCACGGCGTTCTGCAACAGCTTCTGGAGTTTCTGTTTAGCAAGATTAGTCGTCGGCACATCGTTTGACAACTGCTTCAATGTTCTTTTCATTATCG TGATCGAGTACGTCGGTCCAAAATACCGAACGCTTGTCGCGAACATGTCCTTCGGGCTCTATTTCGCGGCAGCTTCGAGCCTTCTGCCATGGATCGCCTACTGGATCTCCGATTGGCGGATTTTGAGTATGGTCACCGCCTGTCCCATGGTGGTTGCGTTCGTAGGGCCATGGATTGTTCCAGAAAGTGCACG TTGGTACATCACCAGCGGTCATATCGACAAAGCGATCGCAATGCTGAAGAGGTTTGCGAAGGTGAACGGTAGAGAAGTGAAGCAAGAGATTTTCGACGAGTTTGAGAAGAGCTGCAGGTCCATGATCGAAAAGGACAAATCGCACAACCAGTACACCGTTCTGCATCTCTTCAAAAAACCGAGACTCGCTCGTATCACCATCATGCTAATCATTTATTG GCTTCTGATGGTGTGGGTGTTCGATGGCCATGTGTGGAACATGAAACTTCTGGACCCGGACGTATTCATGTCCTTTTCTTTGGCCTCCCTCACCGAACTTCCTGCCGCTGTTCTGCTCGCCCTCTTTCTAGACAGATGGGGCCGACGATGGATGGGTTTCGCGTCGATGATTCTCTGCGGAATTTTCTCCTTTATTGCTCTAGCCACACCCCCTG GTCCGCCAACGGTCGCTATGGCGATCGTAGCCCGTCTTGGAGTTAATATTGCCGCGAACATCGGCTTCCAATACGCGGCGGAGATGTTACCAACTGTGGTGCGAGCGCAAGGCGTGTCCTTGATCCATATCATTGGTTATCTGGCTCACATTTTGGGACCCTACATCATTTATCTG GCTGATGTCAATCCTGCCTTGCCCCTCGTCACTCTTGGCTTGTTGTCTTTCATACACGCCTTCTTGACCCTCGGCTTACCAGAAACATTGAATCAAGATTTGCCAGAGACCCTCCAAGAAGGCAACGACTTTGGCAAGGATCAAAGCTTCTGGTGGATCCCGTGCATATCCTC GAGTCAGATGCTGAAGAAATCTCTTCGAAAGAAACAGGGCCTCACAAATCCTGCGTTCGCCGGTAGCGTGCAGAAGATCGACTCAACAAGATTATAG